The following coding sequences lie in one Lolium perenne isolate Kyuss_39 chromosome 2, Kyuss_2.0, whole genome shotgun sequence genomic window:
- the LOC127333884 gene encoding multiple C2 domain and transmembrane region protein 16: MATVRKLVVEVVEARNLLPKDGTGTSSPYARADFDGQRRKTRTVPRDLNPAWNEPLEFNFPGPGSGGVDPVAGEPLEIAVFHDVRVGPSRRNNFLGRVRLDARQFVRKGEEALIYFPLEKKNFFSWVRGDIGLKVYYLDEPLVPPEPEPTANDPPAADAEAAKDVPAPADPPPVQTEEPSPPAEVPAAEAAQGAPQGAGDEASTEKPPEAGTTAPTPATEDAPVMSSEAVPAADGAASESPPEEEAPAPPPIPTPMPRQVPVPPRAAPPPPDVPMERSKHDLVDKMPFLFVRVVRARGLPARAQPHVRVAAGGRHACTREARRGAFFEWDQTFAFARDPSIDSPGPTLEVSVWDLPPDADVSVADDRSFLGGLCFDTADVHARDPPDGPLATQWYRLEGGRRLAGADLMVATWAGTQADEAFAEAWKADSPASSSSSAAAASRAKVYVSPKLWLLRMTVIEAQDTLTAAPPRDAGIKVRGTLGFQTLKTRTTVVTRNGGPAWNEDLVFVAAEPFIDDDCFVISLEVRHGKEAFPVGSASISLASIERRVDDRKVASKWLDLLPSDEAMRKVGKRTAMHMHGGRLHVRVCLDGGYHVADEPPYASSDFRPSARQLWRPPVGVLELGIVGCKGLLPMRTAEGKGCTDAYAVAKYGPKWARTRTISDSFDPAWNEQYTWPVYDPCTVLTVGVFDDPLPSLPPDGGKDGACSRPMGKVRMRLSTLENGRVYRGMYPLILMLPTGAKKMGDVELAVRFATSGTALDVLHMYGQPSLPAMHHLQPIPAMSRETLRLAAARISSAHLARAEPPLRREVSMWMLDAAEPRGFSMRKLRANWNRAVAALSWVADAARWAEDTRSWRNPTATMMAHAVLVLLAWHPDLVVPTLTLHVAAVGVWKYRRRPRAPAPHPCVRASMAETPDREELDEEFDTIPSARPPEVVRARYDRARMVGARLQAMVGDVATQAERLQALVSWRDPRATGMFVVLCVVVAIVLYMVPMKVVAVVAGFYYLRHPMFRDRMPAPVINFFRRLPSMSERIM, from the coding sequence ATGGCGACGGTGAGGAagctggtggtggaggtggtggaggcgCGGAACCTGCTGCCCAAGGACGGGACGGGGACGTCCAGCCCGTACGCGCGCGCCGACTTCGACGGGCAGCGCCGCAAGACGCGCACCGTGCCGCGGGACCTCAACCCGGCGTGGAACGAGCCGCTCGAGTTCAACTTCCCGGGCCCCGGATCCGGCGGCGTCGACCCCGTCGCCGGCGAGCCGCTCGAGATCGCCGTCTTCCACGACGTGCGCGTGGGGCCCAGCCGCCGGAACAACTTCCTCGGACGCGTCCGTCTCGACGCGCGCCAGTTCGTGCGCAAGGGCGAGGAGGCGCTCATCTACTTCCCGCTCGAGAAGAAGAACTTCTTCAGCTGGGTCCGCGGCGACATCGGCCTCAAGGTCTACTACCTCGACGAGCCCCTCGTGCCGCCGGAGCCTGAACCGACTGCCAACGATCCTCCTGCAGCCGATGCTGAGGCGGCGAAAGATGTGCCGGCGCCCGCGGACCCACCGCCGGTGCAGACAGAGGAGCCGAGCCCGCCGGCAGAGGTGCCAGCAGCAGAGGCAGCACAAGGAGCACCACAGGGAGCTGGTGACGAAGCCAGCACAGAGAAGCCACCGGAAGCTGGCACGACAGCGCCGACTCCGGCGACGGAAGATGCGCCTGTAATGAGTTCGGAAGCGGTGCCAGCTGCGGACGGAGCGGCGTCGGAGAGCCCGCCGGAAGAAGAGGCCCCAGCGCCTCCACCGATCCCGACGCCAATGCCAAGGCAGGTGCCGGTGCCGCCGCGTGCAGCTCCGCCACCACCGGACGTGCCGATGGAGCGATCCAAGCACGACCTGGTGGACAAGATGCCGTTCTTGTTCGTCAGGGTGGTCCGCGCGAGGGGCTTGCCGGCGAGGGCGCAGCCGCACGTGCGCGTGGCAGCCGGCGGCCGCCACGCGTGTACCAGGGAGGCGCGCCGGGGCGCCTTCTTCGAGTGGGACCAGACCTTCGCCTTCGCGCGCGACCCGAGCATCGACTCGCCGGGCCCTACGCTGGAGGTCTCTGTGTGGGACCTCCCACCCGACGCCGACGTCTCCGTCGCCGACGACCGCAGCTTTCTTGGTGGGCTCTGCTTCGACACCGCCGACGTGCACGCGCGAGACCCGCCCGACGGGCCGCTCGCCACGCAGTGGTACAGGCTGGAAGGAGGGCGCCGCCTCGCCGGCGCTGATCTGATGGTTGCCACTTGGGCTGGCACACAGGCCGACGAGGCCTTCGCCGAGGCGTGGAAGGCGGACTCCCCGGCATCGTCGTCGTCTTCAGCCGCCGCCGCTTCGCGCGCAAAGGTGTACGTCTCGCCCAAGCTCTGGCTCCTGCGCATGACCGTCATCGAGGCGCAGGACACGCTCACGGCGGCGCCGCCCCGCGATGCCGGCATCAAGGTGCGCGGTACCCTGGGGTTCCAGACCCTTAAGACCCGCACCACGGTGGTCACCCGCAACGGCGGGCCGGCGTGGAACGAGGACCTGGTGTTCGTGGCCGCCGAGCCGTTCATCGACGACGACTGTTTCGTCATCTCCCTCGAGGTGCGACACGGCAAGGAGGCCTTCCCCGTGGGCTCAGCGAGCATCTCGCTCGCGTCCATCGAGCGGCGCGTCGACGACCGGAAGGTGGCGTCCAAGTGGCTGGATCTGCTTCCGTCCGACGAGGCCATGAGGAAAGTGGGCAAGAGGACGGCCATGCACATGCACGGCGGCCGGCTGCACGTGCGCGTGTGCCTCGACGGTGGCTACCACGTCGCCGACGAGCCGCCGTACGCGAGCAGCGACTTCAGGCCGTCGGCGCGGCAGCTGTGGCGCCCGCCCGTCGGCGTCCTGGAGCTTGGCATCGTGGGGTGCAAGGGCCTCCTGCCGATGCGCACAGCCGAAGGCAAGGGGTGCACGGACGCCTACGCCGTGGCCAAGTACGGGCCGAAGTGGGCGCGCACACGCACCATCTCCGACAGCTTCGACCCGGCGTGGAACGAGCAGTACACGTGGCCCGTGTACGACCCCTGCACCGTGCTCACCGTCGGCGTCTTCGACGACCCGCTGCCGTCGCTGCCGCCGGACGGCGGGAAGGACGGCGCGTGCTCGCGGCCGATGGGGAAGGTGAGGATGCGGCTGTCCACGCTGGAGAACGGCCGCGTGTACCGAGGCATGTACCCGCTGATCTTGATGCTGCCCACCGGTGCGAAGAAGATGGGCGACGTCGAGCTGGCCGTCCGCTTCGCCACGTCCGGGACGGCGCTTGACGTGCTCCACATGTACGGCCAGCCGTCCCTGCCGGCGATGCACCACCTGCAGCCTATCCCGGCCATGAGCCGCGAGACGCTGCGGCTGGCTGCTGCGCGCATCTCGTCGGCGCACCTGGCGCGTGCCGAGCCGCCGCTGCGGCGGGAAGTGTCTATGTGGATGCTGGACGCGGCGGAGCCCCGCGGGTTCAGCATGCGGAAGCTGCGCGCCAACTGGAACCGCGCCGTGGCGGCGCTCTCGTGGGTGGCCGACGCGGCGCGGTGGGCGGAGGACACCCGGTCGTGGCGGAACCCGACGGCGACGATGATGGCCCACGCCGTGCTGGTGCTCCTCGCGTGGCACCCGGACCTCGTCGTGCCGACGCTCACGCTCCACGTCGCTGCCGTCGGCGTGTGGAAGTACCGGCGCAGGCCGCGCGCCCCAGCGCCGCACCCGTGCGTGCGCGCGTCCATGGCGGAGACGCCGGACAGGGAGGAGCTGGACGAGGAGTTCGACACGATACCGAGCGCGAGGCCGCCGGAGGTTGTCCGCGCGCGGTACGACCGCGCCAGGATGGTCGGCGCGCGGCTGCAGGCCATGGTCGGCGATGTGGCGACCCAGGCGGAGAGACTGCAGGCGCTCGTGTCGTGGCGAGACCCGCGAGCAACCGGGATGTTCGTGGTGCTCTGCGTCGTCGTTGCCATCGTGCTgtacatggtgcccatgaaggtgGTGGCCGTGGTCGCCGGGTTCTACTACCTCCGGCATCCCATGTTCCGGGACCGGATGCCGGCACCGGTGATCAACTTCTTCCGGCGGCTGCCTTCTATGTCTGAACGTATCATGTAG
- the LOC127333883 gene encoding proline--tRNA ligase, chloroplastic/mitochondrial, which translates to MASLLRLPSRLLAPAAARPAALLRHRGRCLHAAPAARFCAAATTTGASAAAPARTETRGGDREGQVTPRSTDFNAWYTDVIAAAELADYGPVRGTMVIRPYGYAIWEAIQDYLNVKFKETGHSNMYFPQFIPYSFIEKEASHVEGFSPELAVVTIGGGKELEEKLVVRPTSETIVNHMFTKWIQSYRDLPLMINQWANVTRWEMRTKPFIRTLEFLWQEGHTAHATLEEAEKEAMQMINVYTKFSYEHAAIPVIPGRKSKRETFAGADRTYTIEAMMGDKKALQAGTSHNLGQNFSRAFETQFMDESGQLEHVWQTSWAISTRFVGGIIMTHGDDAGLMLPPRIAPIQVVIVPIWKKGEEKGVVMEAVASVENTLKEAGIRVKVDASELRTPGWKFNFYEMKGVPMRIELGPRDVKNRSVVISRRDVPGKQGKEFGVSMEPSTLVDHIKGRLEEIQASLLQKAIEFRDSNIVDVSSYGELKEAIAEGKWARGPWSASDADELKVKEETSATIRCFPFEQPEGEKKCFMTGNPADEVAIFAKSY; encoded by the exons ATGGCGTCGCTGCTGCGCCTCCCTTCGCGGCTGCTCGCGCCGGCGGCGGCCAGGCCGGCGGCCCTGCTCCGCCACCGTGGCCGCTGCCTCCACGCGGCGCCAGCCGCAAGGTTCTGCGCCGCCGCGACGACCACGGGCGCCTCCGCGGCGGCGCCCGCTCGGACGGAGACCCGCGGGGGCGACAGGGAGGGGCAGGTCACGCCGCGGTCCACGGACTTCAACGCCTGGTACACGGACGTCATCGCCGCCGCCGAGCTCGCCGACTACGGCCCAGTGCGGGGCACCATGGTCATCCGCCCCTACGGCTACGCCATCTGGGAGGCCATCCAG GATTATTTGAATGTGAAGTTCAAGGAGACAGGGCACAGCAACATGTACTTCCCTCAG TTCATACCGTACTCATTTATAGAGAAGGAGGCCAGTCATGTTGAAGGGTTTAGTCCAGAGCTTGCAGTAGTTACCATCGGAGGAGGAAAGGAACTGGAAGAAAAGCTTGTG GTAAGACCAACAAGTGAAACCATCGTAAATCATATGTTCACTAAATGGATTCAGAGCTATCGTGATCTTCCTCTCATGATTAATCAG TGGGCTAATGTTACAAGATGGGAAATGAGGACTAAGCCATTCATCAGAACTCTTGAATTCTTATGGCAAGAAGGTCATACAGCCCATGCCACCCTTGAAGAGGCTGAGAAGGAG GCCATGCAGATGATCAATGTATACACTAAATTTTCATATGAGCATGCTGCTATCCCAGTTATTCCGGGCAGGAAATCAAAACGGGAGACATTTGCTGGTGCTGATCGGACCTACACTATAGAAGCTATGATGGGTGACAAGAAGGCCTTACAAGCTGGAACTAGTCACAACCTTGGGCAGAACTTCTCCCGGGCCTTTGAAACACAG TTTATGGACGAAAGTGGTCAACTTGAACACGTTTGGCAGACTTCTTGGGCTATCAGCACTCGGTTCGTTGGTGGGATTATCATGACCCACGGTGATGACGCTGGTCTAATGCTTCCACCAAGGATTGCACCCATTCAG GTGGTAATAGTGCCTATTTGGAAAAAGGGTGAGGAGAAAGGTGTGGTTATGGAAGCTGTAGCTTCAGTTGAAAACACTCTCAAGGAAGCAGGCATTAGAGTCAAAGTGGATGCCTCGGAGCTGCGAACCCCCGGGTGGAAGTTTAACTTCTATGAGATGAAA GGTGTGCCTATGAGAATTGAACTAGGTCCCCGTGATGTAAAAAACAGGAGTGTCGTGATTTCTAGGCGAGATGTCCCTGGAAAGCAAGGAAAGGAGTTTGGAGTATCTATGGAACCATCAACATTGGTGGACCATATAAAAGGCCGTCTAGAGGAAATTCAGGCATCCCTTCTACAGAAGGCCATCGAATTTCGTGATAG TAACATAGTTGATGTAAGCTCATATGGAGAACTGAAGGAGGCCATCGCCGAAGGAAAATGGGCAAGAGGTCCATGGTCAGCTAG CGACGCTGATGAGCTTAAGGTGAAAGAAGAGACTAGTGCTACCATCAGGTGCTTCCCGTTCGAGCAGCCAGAGGGTGAGAAGAAATGCTTCATGACTGGCAATCCAGCTGATGAAGTTGCCATTTTTGCCAAGTCATATTAG